In one Achromobacter spanius genomic region, the following are encoded:
- a CDS encoding tryptophan--tRNA ligase, whose protein sequence is MNTRVLTGITTTGTPHLGNYAGAIRPAVEASTQPGVDAFFFLADYHALIKCDDPARVARSRLEIAATWLAVGLDPERVTFYRQSDIPEIPELCWLLTCVTAKGMMNRAHAYKASVDQNLAKGVDPDDGVTMGLFSYPVLMAADILMFNANRVPVGRDQIQHLEMARDIAQRFNHLYGRDYFTLPEVAIEEDVATLPGLDGRKMSKSYNNTIPLFEGGAKALRASVMRIVTDSRAPGEAKDAESSHLYTLFRAFATHAESAAFRKQLEDGMAWGDAKQALYEHLETRLAPMREKYVELIANPGRIEDILQAGADKARKQALPLMQELRVAVGLRNLNAGAKSGKPQGKKDKDKGARFVSFRDETGGFRFRLLAADGEELLLSQRFADPKQAGALMRRLQSESAEQVLQVAGEGYSAVIDGVTVAEAPEGVQGDADARLVRVRAALASLAQE, encoded by the coding sequence ATGAATACCCGCGTCCTTACCGGCATTACCACCACTGGCACCCCCCACCTTGGCAACTACGCTGGCGCCATCCGGCCCGCGGTAGAGGCCAGCACGCAGCCGGGTGTGGACGCATTCTTCTTTTTGGCGGACTACCACGCGCTGATCAAGTGCGACGACCCGGCCCGTGTGGCTCGCTCCCGCCTTGAGATCGCCGCCACCTGGCTGGCGGTGGGCCTGGACCCCGAGCGCGTCACGTTCTACCGGCAATCCGACATCCCCGAAATTCCCGAGCTGTGCTGGTTGCTGACCTGCGTCACCGCCAAGGGCATGATGAATCGCGCCCATGCCTATAAGGCCTCGGTCGACCAGAACCTGGCCAAGGGCGTGGACCCGGACGATGGCGTCACGATGGGCTTGTTTTCATATCCCGTGCTGATGGCGGCGGACATCCTGATGTTCAACGCCAACCGTGTGCCGGTCGGCCGCGACCAGATCCAGCATCTGGAAATGGCCCGCGACATTGCCCAACGTTTCAACCATCTATATGGCCGCGACTATTTCACGCTGCCGGAAGTGGCCATCGAAGAAGACGTTGCCACCTTGCCGGGCCTGGATGGCCGCAAGATGTCCAAGAGCTACAACAACACCATTCCGCTGTTCGAAGGCGGGGCCAAGGCGCTGCGTGCCTCGGTGATGCGTATCGTGACCGATTCCCGTGCGCCGGGCGAAGCCAAGGACGCCGAAAGTTCGCACTTGTACACGCTGTTCCGCGCGTTTGCCACGCATGCGGAATCGGCGGCGTTTCGCAAGCAACTGGAAGATGGCATGGCTTGGGGCGATGCCAAGCAGGCGCTTTACGAGCATCTGGAAACGCGCCTGGCGCCCATGCGCGAAAAGTACGTTGAACTGATCGCCAACCCGGGCCGTATCGAAGACATTCTGCAGGCTGGCGCCGACAAGGCGCGCAAACAGGCGCTGCCGCTGATGCAGGAATTGCGCGTGGCGGTGGGCTTGCGCAATCTCAATGCCGGCGCCAAGTCCGGCAAGCCGCAAGGCAAGAAAGACAAGGACAAGGGCGCGCGTTTCGTCAGCTTCCGCGATGAAACGGGCGGCTTCCGTTTCCGCCTGTTGGCGGCTGATGGTGAAGAGCTGCTGTTGTCGCAGCGTTTCGCCGATCCCAAGCAAGCGGGCGCCTTGATGCGCCGCCTGCAATCCGAATCGGCCGAGCAGGTGCTGCAGGTGGCGGGTGAAGGCTACTCGGCCGTCATCGACGGCGTGACGGTTGCCGAAGCGCCCGAGGGCGTGCAGGGTGATGCCGATGCGCGCCTGGTGCGCGTGCGTGCGGCGCTGGCGTCGTTAGCCCAAGAATAG
- a CDS encoding DUF4198 domain-containing protein, whose product MKFAKTLAAIALLGSAGAAQAHFVWLERGAEGPAKVYFGEWADDVREKQDGLLGKVMVAPVVTAADGTVLKASSKGADFVEFAASGKGDVRLAQPIQFKETLVKYGAKAGRTDTQAKLDLELVPTAPGANTFVLHFQGKPLAKTEVTVFGPPKWEKRFWSDENGRIEITTPWPGQYVLEAAHVEEKAGEADGKSYAKIRYVSTLSFNVNK is encoded by the coding sequence ATGAAATTCGCAAAGACGTTAGCCGCCATCGCCCTGTTGGGCAGCGCGGGCGCCGCGCAGGCACACTTTGTTTGGCTGGAACGGGGGGCCGAAGGACCGGCCAAGGTGTACTTCGGCGAATGGGCTGACGATGTGCGCGAAAAGCAGGATGGCCTGCTGGGAAAAGTCATGGTGGCGCCGGTCGTGACCGCGGCCGATGGCACGGTGCTGAAAGCGTCGAGCAAGGGCGCTGACTTTGTCGAATTCGCTGCCAGCGGCAAGGGCGACGTCCGCCTGGCCCAGCCGATCCAGTTCAAGGAAACCCTGGTGAAGTACGGCGCCAAGGCAGGCCGCACCGACACGCAAGCCAAGCTGGACCTGGAACTGGTGCCCACCGCCCCCGGCGCCAATACGTTCGTCCTGCATTTCCAGGGCAAGCCTTTGGCCAAGACCGAAGTCACCGTGTTCGGTCCTCCGAAATGGGAAAAGCGCTTCTGGAGCGATGAGAACGGTCGCATCGAAATCACGACGCCGTGGCCGGGCCAGTACGTGCTGGAAGCCGCGCACGTCGAAGAGAAGGCGGGTGAGGCCGATGGCAAGTCCTACGCCAAGATCCGCTACGTTTCCACCCTTAGCTTCAATGTGAACAAGTGA
- a CDS encoding DUF3649 domain-containing protein, which translates to MMRYRMAVFSRAVAAILGGYALASAAAACLAVWLPMGRADAVTTAQMLSFVVYACGVIWVFATRNAWRAWAGILLPALLLGGLFLAGRTMGAA; encoded by the coding sequence ATGATGCGCTATCGCATGGCCGTATTTTCCAGGGCGGTTGCCGCCATTCTGGGCGGCTATGCCCTGGCCTCGGCGGCTGCGGCCTGCCTGGCGGTCTGGCTCCCCATGGGGCGGGCCGACGCCGTCACGACGGCCCAGATGTTGTCCTTCGTGGTCTACGCCTGCGGCGTGATCTGGGTGTTTGCCACGCGCAACGCCTGGCGCGCCTGGGCCGGCATTTTGTTGCCGGCATTGCTGCTGGGCGGGCTGTTCCTGGCCGGCCGCACGATGGGGGCGGCATGA
- a CDS encoding PepSY-associated TM helix domain-containing protein yields the protein MKAKKVKAQGEEGLRQSMSWLHTWAGLIFGWVLFAMFLTGSLAFFRPEITHWMQPEIQVKPAPAVPSVEVAQRYLAEHAPDAKRWFITPPSNREPLILLLYQVPKPKPGERGFVRVKLDPASGQAVTGRETRGGEFFYRFHFELETAFPWGRWLASIAGMFMLVAIISGIITHKKIFADFFTFRPGKGGQRAWMDGHNVLSVLGLPFHLMITFSGLVLFMVMLMPAGIKAVYETPRQYTDEVFKSFKVTPPLNQPAPLIPIAPLVEQAQQEWHGRVGRITVNNPGDAGATVTLTRAAADGVSFGLMAPWKRFDGVTGKLLEGQDTMGATARTAGTITGLHLGLFAEPLLRWFYFLVSLAGTGMVGTGLVLWIAKRRQKARPQDSREAFSLRLVDGLNAGTIAGVVFGVAAFFLANRLLPVDLPGRQFWESRAFFAAWAVSLVYAFVFQHRKWQDLLAIAAGALALVPVVNALTTSRHLGVSLPEGDWVMAGFDLSCLASAALFAWMSRKAARARRMPAKASARAVGAPRTPSPAATRPVSASVPSSAQAAPSAAVYEPRGDTP from the coding sequence ATGAAGGCAAAGAAGGTCAAGGCGCAGGGTGAAGAGGGCCTGCGCCAGTCGATGTCCTGGTTGCATACCTGGGCCGGATTGATTTTCGGCTGGGTGTTGTTCGCGATGTTCCTGACTGGGTCGCTGGCGTTCTTCCGACCCGAGATCACGCACTGGATGCAGCCCGAAATCCAGGTAAAGCCGGCGCCCGCCGTGCCGTCGGTGGAGGTGGCGCAGCGCTATCTGGCCGAACATGCGCCGGACGCCAAGCGCTGGTTCATCACGCCGCCGTCGAATCGCGAGCCGCTGATCCTGCTGCTGTATCAAGTGCCCAAGCCCAAGCCGGGCGAGCGCGGATTCGTGCGCGTGAAGCTGGACCCTGCCAGCGGGCAGGCGGTGACGGGCCGCGAAACGCGCGGCGGCGAGTTCTTCTATCGCTTTCATTTCGAACTGGAGACCGCGTTTCCGTGGGGGCGTTGGCTGGCCAGCATCGCGGGTATGTTCATGCTGGTGGCGATCATCAGCGGCATCATCACGCACAAGAAGATATTCGCGGATTTCTTTACCTTTCGCCCTGGAAAGGGGGGGCAACGCGCCTGGATGGACGGTCACAACGTGCTGTCGGTCCTGGGACTGCCATTCCACCTGATGATCACCTTCAGCGGACTCGTGCTGTTCATGGTGATGCTGATGCCCGCGGGCATCAAGGCTGTATATGAAACCCCGCGTCAGTACACGGACGAGGTCTTCAAATCATTCAAGGTGACACCGCCGCTGAATCAGCCCGCGCCATTGATACCGATTGCGCCGTTGGTCGAGCAGGCGCAGCAGGAGTGGCATGGACGCGTAGGCCGCATCACCGTCAACAACCCTGGCGATGCTGGCGCCACCGTGACGCTCACGCGCGCCGCCGCTGACGGGGTGTCATTTGGGCTGATGGCCCCCTGGAAGCGCTTTGACGGCGTCACGGGCAAGTTGCTGGAAGGGCAGGACACGATGGGCGCGACCGCCCGAACGGCGGGCACCATCACTGGCCTGCACCTGGGCCTTTTTGCTGAACCGCTGTTGCGCTGGTTCTACTTCCTGGTCAGCCTGGCGGGCACCGGCATGGTGGGAACGGGGCTGGTGCTGTGGATCGCCAAGCGGCGCCAGAAGGCGCGCCCGCAAGATAGCCGCGAAGCGTTTTCGCTGCGCCTGGTTGATGGCCTGAACGCGGGCACGATCGCGGGCGTGGTGTTCGGCGTGGCGGCGTTTTTCCTGGCCAATCGCTTGCTGCCCGTGGATTTGCCAGGGCGCCAATTTTGGGAGTCGCGCGCGTTCTTCGCGGCCTGGGCCGTGTCGCTCGTCTATGCCTTTGTTTTCCAGCATCGCAAGTGGCAGGACCTGCTGGCCATTGCCGCTGGCGCGCTGGCCTTGGTGCCGGTGGTCAATGCCCTGACCACCTCGCGCCACCTGGGGGTCTCGTTGCCTGAAGGCGATTGGGTCATGGCCGGGTTCGACCTGAGCTGCCTGGCCAGCGCCGCGTTGTTTGCCTGGATGTCGCGCAAGGCGGCTCGAGCCCGCCGCATGCCGGCCAAGGCGTCGGCCCGGGCCGTGGGTGCGCCGCGCACCCCGTCGCCGGCTGCGACCAGGCCGGTGTCGGCGTCGGTGCCGTCGTCTGCCCAGGCTGCGCCCAGCGCCGCCGTCTACGAACCGCGAGGTGATACGCCATGA
- a CDS encoding DUF3325 domain-containing protein, which produces MTLAAFCLAYAGFSALCLGMDRHYEDLFDRAMPRRHRVPLRVFGWIALALSLYASATVWGWSYGTVEWIGILSIAGLLLIWFLTFRPRAALTTGGLCALAAPLLAVW; this is translated from the coding sequence ATGACGCTTGCCGCTTTTTGCCTGGCCTACGCGGGCTTTTCCGCCTTGTGCCTGGGTATGGATCGTCACTACGAAGACCTGTTCGACCGCGCCATGCCGCGCCGCCATCGCGTGCCATTGCGGGTGTTCGGCTGGATCGCCCTGGCTTTGTCGCTCTATGCATCCGCCACGGTATGGGGCTGGAGCTACGGCACGGTGGAATGGATCGGCATTCTCAGCATTGCCGGTCTGCTGCTGATCTGGTTCCTGACCTTCCGTCCGCGCGCGGCGTTGACCACGGGTGGGCTTTGCGCGCTGGCCGCGCCACTGCTGGCGGTCTGGTAG